The genomic window CTTCACGGACGGCGTCGGACACACCGGCAGCCAGCGGCGCCTCGGGTCCTACAACAACCAGGTCCACTGCCAGCTTGGTGGCGAGGGCGGACACGGCTTCCGGGTTGTTCCCGTCAATCGCGTGGGTGGGAACGAGTTTGCTGATGCCCGCGTTGCCCGGGGCCGCGTGGACCTCGGAAACGTTGGGATCTTCAAGCAGAGAGCGGACAATGGCGTGTTCGCGGCCGCCTGGGCCAATGACGAGTACCTTCACAGTCTTCAAGGGTACTTTGTGAAGGGCGCGCGGCCTAAGCTGTGTCACTCCCCGGACCCTGCTGCGCCCTAGACTTGGCTTATGCCCATGAGTTCGCATGAAACGTTCAACGTTGAGTCTGCGGTGGAACTGGCAGTGATCGAACGAAGTGGCTTTATTGAGTCCCGGCACATCGGCGCGGCCGTGGTTCTTGCCGGTGACGGCTCGGTGGTCACCCGTCTTGGTGACATCGATGCCCCCATCCTGGCCCGCTCCACCCTCAAACCCTTCCAGGCCCTGGCCTCCATGCAGTCGGGCGTGCCTTTGCGGGGCGCCCAGGTTGCTGTTGCCTGCGGCAGCCACACCGGTTCCCTTGACCACATGGATGTTGTGGAGGGAATGCTCAAAGCGGCGGGCGTTAAGGAAGAGAACCTCCAGTGCCCCAGCGCCTGGCCGCAGGACGAAACTGCCCGCAATTGGCTGGTCCGGTCCGAGCGCGGAGAGTCCAGGCTGGCTTTCAACTGCTCCGGCAAACACGCTGCCTTCCTGTGGGCCTGCACCGAGAACGGCTGGGATCTCCGCAGCTACCTCGAACCGAACCACCCGCTTCAGCAGCGGGTCCGGTCCGTCATTGAGGAATACACCGGAGAAACCATTTCCCACCTGGGGATCGATGGCTGCGGCGCACCCGTTGCCGCCGTGTCACTGACCGGGCTGGCCCGCGCCTATTCACGCCTGGCCAAATCCCCCGGTGACAAATCTTCCAATGCACGCGCGGCCACCATTGCCACGTCCATGTTGGACTACCCTTGGGCTGTCCAGGGCCGGGGCGAATCCAACACCGTGGTCATGGAAGAACTCGAAGTCCTGGCCAAGATCGGCGCCGAGGGCGTCCTGGTCCTGGCCACCCCCACGGGCGCGACGGTAGCCGTGAAGATGCTGGACGGAAACCTCCGCGCCACAACCTTGGTAGGGCTGACCCTCCTTGCCGTGAGCGGCGCCGTAGACATCCCCGCAGTTTCGAACGTCCTGGAACGGGTAGTTGAGCCCGTCCTTGGCGGTGGACGCACGGTGGGCAGGATCCGGTTGGGCCATGCAGTGTCCGCCCTGCTGGACTAGTAGCTGGACTAGTAGCTGGACTAGTAGTTAAGACGGACCAGTAGGTAAGAAGGAAAGAATCCATGGCAGTTGCACGACGCCGCGTTGATATCTCGGAGGGCCGCGCTGCGCTGGCAGCCTGGCAGGCCGCCGTCGAGCCTTCCCACACTGAAGGTGAGCCGGGCAGCGCTGCCGGGACGCCGCCGTCGCGCGCTTTGATTGCGACGGCGGTGCGTTACTCCCTGGAAGAGGTCACCGCCCGCGCGCCCGGCAATTCAGTGGAAGTCCGTGTGCCCCCGTTCGGGGTGACGCAGTGCGTGGAGGGGCCCCGCCACACGCGCGGCACTCCCCCGAACGTCATAGAGACCGACGCCGCCACCTGGCTCTCGTTGGTCACCGGCACCCTTTCGTGGGCGGACGCCGTTTCAACCCACCGGGTCATGGCGTCCGGCTTGCGCGCCGACCTCTCCGAACTGCTCCCCCTCTAAGGAGTTTTTGTACAGCTAATGCCCCTAAGACCGTGTCTTAAGGGCATCAGCTGTACAAAAAGTATCCGGTTTAGTCCGGGCAGACCGGGGTGGTTGATTGCCCCTTCTTGCTCATCTCGAATTGCGGGATGGCGTCGGCAGCAGGGCCTCCGCGGAATTTCGGTGAGGGTTCCTGGCCGCCGCTGATCCGCTCCAGTTCCTGCTGGGCAAAGAGTTCTTCCTTGCCGAGCAT from Arthrobacter sp. StoSoilB20 includes these protein-coding regions:
- a CDS encoding asparaginase: MPMSSHETFNVESAVELAVIERSGFIESRHIGAAVVLAGDGSVVTRLGDIDAPILARSTLKPFQALASMQSGVPLRGAQVAVACGSHTGSLDHMDVVEGMLKAAGVKEENLQCPSAWPQDETARNWLVRSERGESRLAFNCSGKHAAFLWACTENGWDLRSYLEPNHPLQQRVRSVIEEYTGETISHLGIDGCGAPVAAVSLTGLARAYSRLAKSPGDKSSNARAATIATSMLDYPWAVQGRGESNTVVMEELEVLAKIGAEGVLVLATPTGATVAVKMLDGNLRATTLVGLTLLAVSGAVDIPAVSNVLERVVEPVLGGGRTVGRIRLGHAVSALLD
- a CDS encoding sterol carrier family protein, which translates into the protein MAVARRRVDISEGRAALAAWQAAVEPSHTEGEPGSAAGTPPSRALIATAVRYSLEEVTARAPGNSVEVRVPPFGVTQCVEGPRHTRGTPPNVIETDAATWLSLVTGTLSWADAVSTHRVMASGLRADLSELLPL